One region of Candidatus Binatia bacterium genomic DNA includes:
- a CDS encoding metal ABC transporter permease: protein MIADFLASWPLFQHTYLAGWLIGVVLALIGVVVVARDQIFLGAAVSQASMLGIAVGMLFGSASGASDCSWCRSDWALSVWGGCFAVVGALAPSVIRGESTEAVTGWVFITGASLAIVLMAHSPHGLEDIHRLMSSTIIGATAEDVAAFALLTLAAVGVLVATLPRVLLLVLDPEMAAAVGMRVEVWERVLSVVFGVAVGVSIRVAGMVYAFACLVLPALVARNVCREVRSMFLVAPLVALVSGMVAFVLANHHDLPPGQVGAALLAGGVALSWVVRAVRPV, encoded by the coding sequence TTGATCGCCGACTTCCTCGCTTCCTGGCCGCTGTTTCAGCACACGTATCTGGCCGGCTGGCTGATTGGCGTCGTCCTGGCTCTGATTGGGGTGGTGGTGGTGGCGCGGGACCAGATCTTCCTCGGGGCCGCGGTCTCGCAGGCATCGATGCTCGGTATCGCCGTGGGGATGCTATTCGGCAGCGCTTCCGGGGCAAGCGATTGCTCCTGGTGCCGTTCGGACTGGGCGCTGTCGGTGTGGGGCGGGTGCTTTGCGGTGGTCGGGGCTCTGGCCCCAAGTGTCATTCGTGGCGAGAGCACCGAGGCGGTGACGGGATGGGTGTTCATCACCGGCGCGAGCCTGGCGATTGTCCTGATGGCCCACAGCCCGCACGGCCTCGAGGATATCCACCGTCTGATGTCGAGCACTATCATCGGCGCGACGGCTGAGGACGTCGCGGCGTTTGCGCTCCTGACTCTGGCGGCGGTGGGGGTTCTCGTGGCGACCTTGCCGCGGGTGCTGTTGCTGGTGCTCGACCCGGAGATGGCGGCGGCCGTAGGCATGCGGGTGGAGGTATGGGAGCGGGTTCTCTCCGTGGTGTTCGGCGTCGCCGTTGGCGTTTCGATCCGGGTGGCCGGGATGGTCTACGCGTTCGCCTGTCTGGTTCTGCCGGCGCTGGTTGCGCGCAACGTCTGCCGTGAGGTGCGGAGCATGTTCCTGGTGGCGCCGCTGGTCGCCCTCGTCTCGGGGATGGTTGCTTTCGTGCTGGCCAACCACCACGACCTCCCTCCGGGACAGGTTGGAGCGGCGTTACTTGCCGGCGGGGTGGCGCTGTCGTGGGTCGTGCGGGCGGTGCGGCCCGTCTGA